The Acidimicrobiia bacterium genome includes the window GTGGGTTGATCGTTTCAGGTTTCGTTTCAACCGTTTCTATAGCACCGTTTTTGTATTGGCGAAGCTTTTCGAGGGTTTCTGTAGCGTCGGTTTCTTTGTCGAACTTGTTTTGCGGGTTTTTGGTGGGGTTAAACCAGTAGCCTTCATAGGTACCGTTTCGGTGTGTAAAGGTCGCTTTAAGTTTCCAATAGTTCTCGGGTTGAAACGTTTCTATTTCCAGGTCTCGTGTTACCACCAGGGCAAGGGTTGGGGTTTGGACCCGTCCTAAAGAAAGTAGTACCCGTTGACCACCTAATGTTGTTGTTGCTGCTCGGGTAGCGTTCATACCGACCAGCCAGTCGGCTTCTGCTCGGCATCTAGCAGCAGTTTCAAGGGGTAGTAGTTCCACATCAGGTTTGAGATTGTTGAAAGCTGTTTGGATAGCTTGGGTTGTCATTGAAGCAAACCAGGCCCTCAACACTGTTTTTTGTGGTGTTAGACGCGCATATTGGTAGATGAGTTTGAAAATCAGCTCACCTTCTCGACCAGCGTCACAAGCGTTTATTATGGTTGTGACATCTTCACGGCGCATCAGCTCTGCAACAGTTTTTAGTCGTTTAGCAGCATCAGCGTTTTTAGGTTGATATAAAAACTTGGTAGGTATGATCGGTAAATGTTCATACGACCATGTTTTGTAGGTGGCATCATATTTTTCTGGGGGTAGTTCAGAAACCAGGTGCCCAACCGCCGCGGTGACAAGCCATCGGGGTGATTCGTAACCCCAGCTGGTTTTACGGAACTGTTCTGTGTTTGTTCCTAACGCCCGAGACACATCTGCCGCGACAGATGGTTTTTCACACAAGATAAGCATGCGTTCCACAAAACGTTACTGTTGTGGCTGCGTGTTAGGAGACCACCAAGGGACCTACTTCAAACAACGCCAGCACCCTAGAACACACCATAGACCCTGATACGGGTCGCTTCGCTGGTGGAACAACCCTCAACAAACTCTAGGGGCTGTGTTGGGAAACCCTTGCAAGCCGTTCCGGTGCTATTTAGGCACTCTTATAGACAGAGGATTTGGTCGTACGATCGGAAGTAGTGTTCATGGCTGTGTTGGACCGGATAGATGAAGGTCTTTTTGTTGATTTTGAAATACCTTTTGTTGTGGTTGTTTCCCACAGCACCCTCTACAGTGTCCACTATCTCACCTACGTATTGACCCAAGTGTTACACATCACATACCAAGAAGCATCATTGTTAACAACCCAGATCACCCAAACTGGTGAGTCTGTAGTTGCTTCTGGGTCGTTTTCTGAATGTGAGGACTGGTTGGAACGTTTCCTAACCGCTGGTATTAAAGCTTCAAACGGGATGGCGTTATGACCACACACGTCCCACACCACGATCCAGACTCCGAACCGACCGACCCCAACCCTAACCTCCCTGGAAGTTCTATTTTAGTTTCCCCTAAAGGCTGGTTCAAAACCGATCTTACCCAAACCCCAACAAGTGTTGACCTTCTTTGGGAACCCTATGTTGTTAAGACGTTACAAACTGTTTTGGTTCAAACCATAAACACACTTTCTAGCTCACCAAACACAACAACCAACCCTGTTTTAGTAGCGACCGAACCGCAACAGTTCCAAACTTTAGCCGAAAATCGGGTGGTGGTTTTATCCACAGCACTTCGCTGGTTACCGCTGCAGCGGTGGAACGCGTTCCAAATTTGGGATGTCGCTCGGGCTTTAACAGCTACCCGTTTAGCGGTGAAAGACCCGATAGCGAACCAAACACCTCTAAAACTAACCGTCGAAAACTATAAGCTGGCCGGTGAGTTGTTGGAAGACCTTTTAACAATAGTTACCGCTGCGCAGAACCACCACTGACGAGCAACAGCCCCCCAGATATAGGCATGCGGGCATCAGAACTTGAGGTTCTTGCCTCAAACCTTAAAACGGTTTTTAGGTGTCACAATCTAAACAGGGCCGTTTGGGTTTTGGTTTTGGTGACGGTCGGTTTGGGTTTGTTTGCCGAATCAAGGGGTGTGAGCACTTTAGGAGGAGTCATTCGAGTTAGGAGCCTGTAAATATATGGTTTTAGGCCCACCAGAACTAGGTAGAGGTCTTGTCACGAAAGGCCCTGTCCCTTCATGGGCACAACACCTACCTGTTGTTAAAATATCTGATCTGGATACAGCCCATCTTCGTTCGCGTGTTAAACGGTTACATACAGCGTGGTTACACCGTGTGCCGGTAGTGGTAGTGTTAGAAGTTGATGACGAGGTTTTAGTAGAACCAGAAACTGAAACCAGAGAACCATACCATTTGGGGGCTTCTTTCCAGTTCGTGAAAGAACGTTTAGCGTTCTTTGTGTTTGCTAACAATGTGGATGTTCGCAGCGGAGACCCTATGTGGTGGTGGTCGCATCATGCCCACAACTTGGGTGCTGAGCTAGTTGTGGATGGTGTGGGTGATGTTGTGGTTGGTGGGGAACGGTTTTGGGTTGATGCGGGACCCAGGGGACCTCTTGTAGAAGCCGGGGGGTTACGTCTCCTACATCGTGAAGAAGTTGACGCTGGTAGTTTGTCGCCGCTGCGTTGGGGTGTTCCTACGATGTCTTTGGCACCCGATCAGCGTGCTGCGGTGTTGCATGGGGTTGGGCCGGCTAGGGTTTTAGCTCCGGCTGGTGCCGGTAAAACCCGTGTGTTGACAGCTCGTACCCAGTTTTTGCGGGATGTTTGTGGGTTGTCGCCCAGGCTAATCACCGCTGTGGCTTATAACACGAAAGCTGCTAAAGAGATGGGTAGCCGGTTAGGGATAGGTTCTAACGATCTGACCCAAATCAAAACTATCCATGCGTTGGCTTATGCGTTGCTACGGCGTAGGGGACGTGCAAAAGTTTTGAATGAGCATGAACGGCGAGCACTTTTAGCAGAGTGTTTCAATGTGCCTTTTGTGAAAAACACTGACCCGTTCGGCCCGTATATTGATGCTTTAGCCACTGTACGGTTAGGTCTTGTATCACCACAGGTTGTTGAGAAACGACAACAAGATATCCCAGGGTTCGCTGCGGGGTTCCTCAAATACCGGTCCCGGATGAAAGCGTTGGGGGTTACCGATTTTGATGATCAGGTTTATTCAGCGATCGAACTGTTGCTCACAAACCCTGCTTTGCGGCGTGGAGCGCAACGTCGTTGCCGGCATTTGTTGGTAGACGAAGCTCAAGATTTAACACCAGCGTTTCTTCTGTTTTTGAAACTGTTAGCAGGTCCTACAGCCCAGGTGTTCGCGGTTGGGGATGACGACCAATGTATCTATTCTTACATGGGTGCCAACCCTAATTTTCTGATCGATTTCGACACCCATTTTTTTGGGTCGTCCAACCACATGTTGACCACCAACTATCGTTGCTATCCAAGTGTGGTAGAGTCGGTCAACCTGGGATTGTCTCATAACCGGCAACGGATCTCTAAAACGGTTGTGGCACATAAAACAAACCCTGGTGGGGTTGCTATCAAGTATTGTGCTAGTGACGAAGAAACTGGTTTTGTTGCCGACACGATATCTCGTTGGGTTTCCACTGGAACGCGACCTGCCGATATTGCTGTTCTTGCGAGGACTAACAGCCAGCTTTTAGGGTTACAGCTGGAACTTGACTCCAGAGATATTCCAGTGGTCCATACTGTAGGTTCGCAACTGTTGTCTAGAGCTGGTGTGCGTGCTTTGCTGGCTTGGTACCGCTGTGCCCGTAACCCTGTGGGGCCTTGGGAGGGTTCTGTGGTTGCAGAGTGTTTGGCAAGATCAAAGTTTGTTGTTTCTCGAAAAGAACGGTTTATGTTAGCTTCGCGTCTTTCGGTTACCGCCGAGTTTTTGACACGCGAACTAAAAGATGGGGCAAACATTGTTTCGCTTTTAGCAACACTTGGTAGTAGCGGCGATCTTGTTCAAACTTTACGCCACATCCAACAACACACTGGACTTAACGACGCTTTAGCTAAACTTGACTCTTCAAGCCCGGTTGGGGCATCAGCACATCTTGACGATGTTGAAGCGGTTGTTTTAGCTGCCAGCCACATCGAAGACGGTGATTTAGAAGGCTGGTTATCGCAACATTTACATCAGAAAGAAAACCCAGATGGGGTCCGGTTATCTTCTGTCCATCGAGCAAAAGGTTTAGAGTTCCCTGCTGTGGTGGTTGTGGGGTTAAACAACAAATTGTTCCCCCACCAGTTAGCCTCAAATTTGGAAGAAGAACGCCGTGTGTTTCATGTTGCTATCACACGCGCTTCACAACAACTTGTGATCGTAGCAAACAAAGACAACCCTTCCCGGTTTATCAACGAGTTTTGGCCAGCTGGTATCTCTGGTGACCTACCCGAATAATAAGGCAAACGGTTTCCACAAACCGTTTTTTAAACAGATGTTTAGGGGCCTATGGTGTTGTCTGTGATGTTGAGCGACCCCAACAGCGGTCAAAATCTGAGCGCTGTAGTTATCTTGGGATGTGGGTCTCTATGCGTGTATGGTCGTCACCAATTTTTGGTGGGTTTATAATGTTGAGGACAAGCCGGTCTAGGGCACACTGTGGGTTTGTGTTGTCCTCTACACACGACACACCTTCACTATCGGTGAAATCGTACAACTGATTTTCGGCCCATCCGGTAAAGTATGCATCCACAAGCCCGGTGTTTACCATTAAGTGTTCTTCAAGGGTGACTTGTGGTGGTGGGGTTTGTAGAAGCTCTTCACAATTTTCTATCGAAGCGGTTTCGGTTCTTGCCAGTTTTGTGTAACTGTTGCCCGGTTCCTGTATGTATTCCCATCCGATTTGTTTAACGTTCCCTGGTTGAGTCTCGTCTGTCACAGTCAGCACAACCTTGGTTGGTGATAACATGATTAGCGGGTTGACACTTTGGTGTTTATCACAGGATTGTAGATGGTTGATGTCATCCTGAAACCTGGTTTTTAAAACCGACACATTTCTGGGGTAGGTCCCAAACTTTTGGTTGTCTGGTTTGATAGTGGTCCCCAGATTTAACAGCCATACTCCTAGAGTGATGGTTAACGCCATAGTTAAAGTCAAGGTCAACACCTGTTCTAACAGTGTTGTTCCTCGTTGTTTAGCCCTGGTTTTGTGTTGCCCAAGTTTTTTTTGGAACACTGATAGTTTTGTGGGTGCCATTGATTTAACCGTGTCTTTGTTCACCGTAGCTGGCCTTAAGGTGTGTTTTTGTTGGTTGCTGCTAACGTTTCGATACCTTCTGGTGTTGTAGGAAAAGGCGCTTCTTCTAACGTTTTGGGTTGTAACGATAAACGGTCTCCGGTGGTTAAAAACATTGCTTCGAGGACTTGTCTGAACAAGGCACTGTTAGCGGCCGCTACCAAGGACGCTACGGGTGTGTCACAATGCGGTTTGATAAACACACCAAGCACTCCCCCGGTGTAGGCACCACTACCTTGCGGGTTTTCAAAGAATGGTTCCGGGTTTCTGGTTTTGGCGAGCACATAAAACCGGTTGGTTTTTGAACTCATGAGCGCTTCGTTACGTACCGCCCCATATTTCCACCAGTTGTTTTCGTTAAAGTCCGCTATTTTTCGGTTTAGTAGCTGAGGTTTCCATGTTTGGAGATGTTTTAACGCTAGGGGAGGTATTTCTGTTTCGGTGTTTGCCCAGTTGACGTTGATAAAATGTTCCACCGTTTTTTTGGTGGTTATTTGTGTTTGTGTCGCTTCTGGTTCTACACAGTCAGGACCGGTTTTGTAGGCCCGGTCAAGACCTGTAACTAACCCTACTTTCACGTCGAAGAGGTCTTTGAACTGTCCCCAGGAAGCTATCTGTGTAGCTAAGGACTCTTCAAGTAGTATCCATCGATCGGCGTTGGTATGTAACTTTAGACGATCCCAGGTTGTGCTTAAGGCTGTGTCTATAGTTTTGGCGAATTTGATTGTGGATTGTTGGGTGTTTTTTTGGTAGCGGAACACTATGAGTGCTGGTGGTGTAGCGTCACCAAACAGTTTTTCTTCGCCACAATCAACTAGGTGTGTGATGGCCCCATGGGTTAAAAGTTTGTGGCGTAGCGGTGCTGCTGCGGTCGCGTACAACCATTCTTTGGGAACGATAAAGATCAGTTCCCCTTTGGGTTCTAACAGGTCTATACACCGGTCGATGAAAAGGTGGTACAGGTTTGTTTTGCCAGAATAGTTTTGTTTAATTTCGTGGCAGTGTTGTTTTGTTTGGTCTGTGACGTTTTTCCAGGCCACATAGGGCGGGTTACCAAAAATTGTTGTGAAACGTTTCGTGGTTTGTGTTGCCCACACAAAAAAATCGGTGATGATTGGACGGTTGGGGCCTACCCAGGGGAGCTCACCATCAATTTCTACGCTAGTGAGGGTCAGTGCCGGATGGTGTTGTCCGATGGCTTGGGCTAGGTGGCCTTCACCGGCGGAAGGTTCTAACGCATGTCCGGTGGGGTTCTGGATGAGGTTTGCTATTAGTTGTTGTACTTTAGGTGATTTCGTAAAAAACTGTCCCAGTTGGGTTTGGTGGGAAGATGCCATAAGGGGCATCGTCCAGATTTGTGTCGTGTTGACACGAAAGGGTTGTTAACAACTAACGGGTGAAACAACAAACATCGTTGTTTCACCCGTAGTAACAGTTAAGCCCGTTTAATTATCGAAGCTTGTGTTGTTTATTTACTTCCAGCAACGCGTTTCGTAACGATGTTAAATATTCGACCGAAACGTTTTCGCGGCTCACCATTTTTTCGATGTTGATCTTGTCGCTCGGCCCGAAATGTTGAGCTAGTTCAAATAAGACCATGAAATGGTTGGAGCGTTGCCACCGTAAAAACCGGAGCCGGCTTTCCCCTGCTGTTGCTAACGGTTCTCGTGTTTTCGCCGCGGTTTCGAACCGGGCCTGAACACCAGGAAACGTTTGGGTAGGGTTGTACACGAACGCTTTGTCAGGGTCAGCGCTCAAAAGTGAAGATATCCACACTTCCCCGAAAGGTTCGTCAGGGTTTCTGGTTTTTTCGAACACCCAAAACCAGTAGTCATTTGCTGGTAACCGGTCCCCATTATCTAAGAGGTGTTTCGCTTGCGCAAATGATTGGATCACAGTTGGTGTTCCTCTAATGTCGCCTAACAAAACCCAGTCAAACATGGCTTTACCGCCCGTGTTGCACGCCTGGTCCCCTAACACGTTTTTGATGTTTATATGGATATCAAAAACTGTGTTTTGTGTTGGGTCTGGCCCTACAAGTTGTAGCTGTAGGGTTATATCCCAAGGTGCGCGGGTTGTGTTTGACCCTCCAGAAACCGTTTCGAACCTGTTCACCTGGATGTTGTAAAGGTTCGGATTTTGTTGTTGGTTAGCTAGCTGCCTGTTTACGTGTTGCCGTATTACCTCATGGTTTGTGAGGATAGTGTTAACTAGCCACGTCTCAAAACTTCGTGCGGCGTCCCTACCGTCCACCAACCCTACTGTTGAAGCTGCGTTGGGTTGTGGTGTTGTAAAGTTGGTTTTCACCCATTTAGCAACAGTTTCTAGAACGAACGGCACGGTTGCTTGTTGAGCGGCCCAAACAAGATGATCCAACTTTTGTTGCTGTGCATGTTTGCTGTGTAACAACCCGGATGTTTCATTGGGAAGGTTAAACAGCGACGAGACCTGTCCCCAACGTAATGTTGGGTGTTGGGTGTACTCGTTGAGGAGTTCTTCAGCGATTTTTATGTAGCGGCATTCACACAACGGTGTTGTACCGTCAAAACTGGGGTTGTTTTCGTCGGAAGTTCCAAACAAACAACACCCTGTTTTTGGCAGGTTTCGTGCGTGGTGCGCTATCGCACTCCTATCAGCATCGCTAGTAGACGGGTCACAATGAATTTTGGCTAACCAGTTAGCTACCCATTTAGGGGTACGGACCAAAGAGTCCGTCCCGAAGTTAGTTGTGACCAGAGTGCCCACTAGAGAATGTGGTTGCTGCACACTAGCTACTATCGTCGCCTACGATACCAACCCAACTTTGTAGAACACCGCTACTCTTGTACCGGTTTGTGTGTAAACCTCGGGTGTTGTTGGTGAGTGCCGTTAGTCGCCCGGTCAGTGGTACGCTAGTCTGATACCTGTTTAAGGTGACCTAGGGGGTTACCGTGACTATCCTGGTAGTTCTTAGTATTCGGTTCAGCTGGTGGGGTTGGGCGGTATGAAGATTTTTTTGGTGGAAGACCACCAATCATTGCTACAAACTTTGCAGGTTTCGCTGTCAGAAGCAGGTTTTGAGGTGGTGGGTGCCTTAACCGATTCGGTTGGGGCTCTTGACGCTATTGTTGCTAGTGGTGCTGATGTTGTTTTACTTGATCACACATTACCTTCAGGTTTAGGTGTCGATCTTATAGAACCGTTGGTGGAAGCTGTGCCTGGGATAACAGTACTGATGCTTACCATGCATGCTGATAGTAGTATTGTGGAGTTAGCGTTATCTAAAGGGGCTGGGGGCTACCTGGTAAAGACCGCTAGTTTCGCTGATGTTTTGGACGCTATTGGTGACGCTACTACCGGTAAGCTGGTGTTATCGCCAGATGTTTTACAAGGGTTTTTACGTACTGAACAGCACGAGCTGCCAGCCAGTGGTGTGCCAGCTGCTTACACACCAGAACCTTTGCTAACTTTCAGCGAACGTGACTTGTTGCTTTTAACAGCGGAACAAGGGGTTTCCCAAACAGCTCGGATGTTGCACTATTCACGTTGGACTATCAAGAAACGTTTAGGAACTATCTACCGAAAATTAGGGGTATCTAGGTTGGCGGACGCTTTAGTTGTGGCCACTAAACGGGGCGAGATTGTTTTATCTAAGCCCGAGGATAACAACAACTAACACAACTGTGGCTAACACAAACCACCAAACAACCCGTAGCGGGCGGGTCTGGTTAGAGGTCGGGTTTGTGACACCAGGTTGGGTTGTTTGTCCTGGGCTGGTTGTGTTATGTAACACTAACGGCCGGTGCAGTGTTGTTTGATGGCCAAATGAAGGGTGTTGCGCTCGACGTTGACCAGGCATCCCAAAAGTGTTGCTCTCTGTTTCTTGCTGTTCCACGTTTTTGAACCAACCTTGGCCGGGGTTGTCACTGTTTAGGTGTTGTGTGTGTTGCTTTGTGTTTGGTGTAGACGGTTGGTTTGTCATTTCATAGTGTTTCACAAAGCTCGTCGGTTGCCCCGTTGTTACACAACCATTCTAATGCGTCTAGATAGGTGTCAACAGGTACCAACATTAGTGTGTTGTTTTTGTGTGTGAGCGCTTCATTATAGTTTTTGGTTGGCACAAAAAATATGTCGGCACCGGCTTGTTGTGCCCCAACAACTTTGTGGGCCGCGC containing:
- a CDS encoding ATP-dependent helicase encodes the protein MPVVVVLEVDDEVLVEPETETREPYHLGASFQFVKERLAFFVFANNVDVRSGDPMWWWSHHAHNLGAELVVDGVGDVVVGGERFWVDAGPRGPLVEAGGLRLLHREEVDAGSLSPLRWGVPTMSLAPDQRAAVLHGVGPARVLAPAGAGKTRVLTARTQFLRDVCGLSPRLITAVAYNTKAAKEMGSRLGIGSNDLTQIKTIHALAYALLRRRGRAKVLNEHERRALLAECFNVPFVKNTDPFGPYIDALATVRLGLVSPQVVEKRQQDIPGFAAGFLKYRSRMKALGVTDFDDQVYSAIELLLTNPALRRGAQRRCRHLLVDEAQDLTPAFLLFLKLLAGPTAQVFAVGDDDQCIYSYMGANPNFLIDFDTHFFGSSNHMLTTNYRCYPSVVESVNLGLSHNRQRISKTVVAHKTNPGGVAIKYCASDEETGFVADTISRWVSTGTRPADIAVLARTNSQLLGLQLELDSRDIPVVHTVGSQLLSRAGVRALLAWYRCARNPVGPWEGSVVAECLARSKFVVSRKERFMLASRLSVTAEFLTRELKDGANIVSLLATLGSSGDLVQTLRHIQQHTGLNDALAKLDSSSPVGASAHLDDVEAVVLAASHIEDGDLEGWLSQHLHQKENPDGVRLSSVHRAKGLEFPAVVVVGLNNKLFPHQLASNLEEERRVFHVAITRASQQLVIVANKDNPSRFINEFWPAGISGDLPE
- a CDS encoding N-6 DNA methylase yields the protein MASSHQTQLGQFFTKSPKVQQLIANLIQNPTGHALEPSAGEGHLAQAIGQHHPALTLTSVEIDGELPWVGPNRPIITDFFVWATQTTKRFTTIFGNPPYVAWKNVTDQTKQHCHEIKQNYSGKTNLYHLFIDRCIDLLEPKGELIFIVPKEWLYATAAAPLRHKLLTHGAITHLVDCGEEKLFGDATPPALIVFRYQKNTQQSTIKFAKTIDTALSTTWDRLKLHTNADRWILLEESLATQIASWGQFKDLFDVKVGLVTGLDRAYKTGPDCVEPEATQTQITTKKTVEHFINVNWANTETEIPPLALKHLQTWKPQLLNRKIADFNENNWWKYGAVRNEALMSSKTNRFYVLAKTRNPEPFFENPQGSGAYTGGVLGVFIKPHCDTPVASLVAAANSALFRQVLEAMFLTTGDRLSLQPKTLEEAPFPTTPEGIETLAATNKNTP
- a CDS encoding ATP-dependent Clp protease adaptor ClpS, translating into MAVLDRIDEGLFVDFEIPFVVVVSHSTLYSVHYLTYVLTQVLHITYQEASLLTTQITQTGESVVASGSFSECEDWLERFLTAGIKASNGMAL
- a CDS encoding response regulator transcription factor, which translates into the protein MKIFLVEDHQSLLQTLQVSLSEAGFEVVGALTDSVGALDAIVASGADVVLLDHTLPSGLGVDLIEPLVEAVPGITVLMLTMHADSSIVELALSKGAGGYLVKTASFADVLDAIGDATTGKLVLSPDVLQGFLRTEQHELPASGVPAAYTPEPLLTFSERDLLLLTAEQGVSQTARMLHYSRWTIKKRLGTIYRKLGVSRLADALVVATKRGEIVLSKPEDNNN